The sequence TAATTATGAAATTCCAATCTATTCTTGCTATAAAATGCTAATAGAGAATATTCAACCTGATACGTTGATTATTGCTTTACCTCATAATTTATATTATGAAATATTAAAATATTGTAGTAAATACCCTTTGAAAATAATAAAAGAAAAACCATTCGCGCTTAATTTAACGCAAGCGAAATTATTTAGTGACTTTTCTCGTGGAAATAATTTTAAAATATTTACAGTTTGTCAAAAGAGATATACACCATCTTATGAATTACTTAAAAAAGAAATGGATAAGTCAGGCGATAAAATTTCTCAAATAATGATTAATTATATCATTTCAAGTAAAAATCCTAATTCAAATTGGAGAAGCGAATTTTTAACCTCTGGCGGTGGCGTTTGGTTAGATATGGGATATCATGTTGTTGATATTATAAATTATTTATTGAATGGTGAGAAGATTACTATTAATTATGCAAAATTAATAAACTCATCAGAAGGAGAATATAACGTTGATGATATTGCTTTTGCTGAGTTTGAATGTGCTGGGGTAACTATTTTTGCCAATATTTCATGTGTAGGAATGGAAAAAACTGAAGATATTATTGCCTATGGGAGAAATAGAATATTTCATGCCAATAAAGAAGGTGTCACTATTAAAAATAAAAAACAAAAGGTAATTAATTTTTATAAATCAGAACCAATATCACCTTTTATCAGGATGTATCAAAGTTTTCTTTTTGATGGTGGTGAGGCAGGTTTTGAAAAAAATTTAAATAATTCAATA comes from Proteus vulgaris and encodes:
- a CDS encoding Gfo/Idh/MocA family protein; this encodes MLIENIQPDTLIIALPHNLYYEILKYCSKYPLKIIKEKPFALNLTQAKLFSDFSRGNNFKIFTVCQKRYTPSYELLKKEMDKSGDKISQIMINYIISSKNPNSNWRSEFLTSGGGVWLDMGYHVVDIINYLLNGEKITINYAKLINSSEGEYNVDDIAFAEFECAGVTIFANISCVGMEKTEDIIAYGRNRIFHANKEGVTIKNKKQKVINFYKSEPISPFIRMYQSFLFDGGEAGFEKNLNNSISIMHVLEQAVKKSNFNRTI